The following proteins come from a genomic window of Streptomyces sp. NBC_01716:
- a CDS encoding adenosine deaminase gives MTSQTYRPLTADQIRRAPKVLLHDHLDGGLRPGTIVELAREAGYEGLPETEPDKLGLWFREAADSGSLERYLETFAHTCAVMQTRDALVRVAAECAEDLASDGVVYAEVRYAPEQHLEGGLSLEEVVEAVNEGFKEGERRARQAGRRIRVGALLTAMRHAARALEIAELANRYRDSGVVGFDIAGAEAGFPPTRHLDAFEFLKRENNHFTIHAGEAFGLPSIWQALQWCGADRLGHGVRIIDDIEVADDGSVTLGRLASYVRDKRIPLELCPSSNLQTGAAASIAEHPIGLLRELHFRATVNTDNRLMSGTSMSREFELLVEAFDYTLDDMQWFSVNAMKSAFIPFDERLAMINDVIKPGYAELKSEWLFTQTATTSDSLG, from the coding sequence ATGACGAGCCAGACCTACCGACCGCTTACGGCCGACCAGATCCGCCGCGCCCCCAAGGTGCTCCTCCACGACCATCTCGACGGGGGTCTGCGTCCGGGCACGATCGTCGAACTCGCCCGTGAGGCGGGCTACGAGGGCCTTCCCGAGACGGAGCCCGACAAGCTCGGTCTCTGGTTCCGGGAAGCGGCCGACTCCGGCTCGCTGGAGCGGTATCTGGAGACGTTCGCGCACACCTGCGCCGTCATGCAGACCCGCGACGCCCTCGTCCGGGTCGCCGCCGAGTGCGCCGAGGACCTGGCGTCGGACGGCGTCGTCTACGCGGAGGTGCGGTACGCCCCCGAGCAGCACCTGGAGGGCGGCCTCAGCCTCGAAGAGGTCGTGGAGGCCGTCAACGAGGGCTTCAAGGAAGGCGAGCGCCGGGCCCGCCAGGCCGGCCGCCGTATCCGCGTCGGCGCCCTGCTGACCGCGATGCGGCACGCGGCCCGCGCCCTGGAGATCGCCGAACTGGCCAACCGCTACCGGGACTCGGGCGTCGTCGGCTTCGACATCGCGGGCGCGGAGGCGGGCTTCCCGCCCACCCGTCACCTCGACGCGTTCGAGTTCCTGAAGCGCGAGAACAACCACTTCACCATCCACGCGGGCGAGGCGTTCGGCCTCCCGTCGATCTGGCAGGCCCTGCAATGGTGCGGCGCCGACAGGCTCGGCCACGGCGTGCGCATCATCGACGACATCGAGGTCGCCGACGACGGCTCGGTGACGCTCGGGCGGCTCGCCTCCTACGTACGCGACAAGCGCATCCCGCTGGAGCTCTGCCCGAGCTCCAACCTCCAGACCGGCGCCGCCGCTTCGATCGCGGAGCACCCCATCGGCCTGCTGCGCGAACTGCATTTCCGGGCGACCGTGAACACCGACAACCGCCTCATGAGCGGCACGAGCATGAGCCGTGAATTCGAGCTGCTGGTCGAGGCGTTCGACTACACGCTCGACGACATGCAGTGGTTCTCGGTCAATGCGATGAAATCAGCATTCATTCCTTTCGATGAAAGACTGGCCATGATCAACGACGTGATCAAGCCCGGATACGCCGAGTTGAAATCTGAATGGCTGTTCACGCAAACCGCCACGACCAGCGATTCTCTCGGCTGA
- a CDS encoding sigma-70 family RNA polymerase sigma factor yields the protein MSDLATHEDLDARLEKHRSELTGYCYRMLGSAFEAEDAVQDTMVRAWRSFEKFEGRSSLRSWLYRIATNVCLDMLNAGNRRARPMDLTEATPVSQAKLNSRPEVTWLEPVPDGRVLPSVIDPAETAVERETIRLAFVAALQHLPPKQRAVLILREVLAWKASEVAELLETTVASVNSALQRARATIAESQPASTDASDPLDEEQKALLERYVAAFEGYDMKALTALLHEDATLSMPPYDLWLRGHENIVGWMLGVGEVCRGSKLVPTVANGTPAFAHYHPSADGDGYTPWALMVIEIRDGKVTGINSFLDTERWFPLFDLPSRLEKDHNQRL from the coding sequence ATGAGTGATCTGGCAACACATGAGGATCTTGACGCACGGCTGGAGAAGCACCGGAGCGAGCTGACCGGGTACTGCTACCGGATGCTGGGCTCCGCCTTCGAGGCCGAGGACGCCGTGCAGGACACGATGGTGCGCGCCTGGCGCAGCTTCGAGAAGTTCGAGGGCCGGTCGTCGCTGCGCTCGTGGCTCTACCGCATCGCGACGAACGTGTGCCTGGACATGCTGAACGCGGGCAATCGACGAGCCAGGCCGATGGATCTCACGGAGGCGACCCCGGTGTCCCAGGCGAAGCTGAACTCACGTCCGGAGGTCACCTGGCTGGAGCCGGTCCCCGACGGCCGGGTGCTGCCCTCCGTGATCGACCCCGCCGAGACGGCGGTGGAGCGGGAGACGATCCGGCTCGCCTTCGTCGCCGCGCTCCAGCATCTGCCCCCGAAGCAGCGGGCCGTGCTGATCCTGCGCGAGGTGCTGGCGTGGAAGGCGAGCGAGGTCGCCGAGCTGCTGGAGACGACGGTCGCCTCGGTCAACAGCGCGCTCCAGCGGGCCCGCGCGACGATCGCCGAGTCGCAGCCGGCGTCGACCGACGCGTCGGACCCGCTGGACGAGGAGCAGAAGGCGCTCCTGGAGCGCTATGTGGCCGCGTTCGAGGGCTATGACATGAAGGCGCTGACCGCGCTCCTCCATGAGGACGCGACGCTCTCCATGCCCCCGTACGACCTGTGGCTGCGCGGGCACGAGAACATCGTGGGCTGGATGCTCGGTGTCGGCGAGGTCTGCCGCGGTTCCAAGCTGGTGCCCACCGTCGCCAACGGCACGCCCGCCTTCGCGCACTACCACCCGAGCGCGGACGGCGACGGGTACACACCGTGGGCGCTCATGGTCATCGAGATCAGGGACGGCAAGGTCACGGGGATCAACTCGTTCCTGGACACCGAGCGTTGGTTCCCGCTGTTCGACCTGCCGTCACGGCTGGAGAAGGACCACAACCAGCGCCTGTGA
- a CDS encoding thymidine phosphorylase: protein MDVISVIRTKRDRGELSPEQIDWVIDAYTRGAVADEQMSALAMAILLNGMNRTEIAHWTAAMIASGERMDFSSLSRPTADKHSTGGVGDKITLPLAPLVAACGAAVPQLSGRGLGHTGGTLDKLESIPGWRAGVSNAEMLKVLDSVGAVICAAGDGLAPADKKLYALRDVTGTVEAIPLIASSIMSKKIAEGTGSLVLDVKVGSGAFMKTVEDARELAATMVGLGTDHGVRTVALLTDMATPLGLTAGNALEVRESVEVLAGGGPADVVELTLALAREMLDAAGLPDTDPAKALADGSAMDVWRRMIAAQGGDPDAALPVAREHQVVTAPSSGVLTRLDAYDVGVAAWRLGAGRARKEDAVQAGAGVELHAKPGDPVTAGQPLLTLHTDTAEKFDYALEALTAAYDIAPAGTAFTAPPIVLDRIA from the coding sequence ATGGACGTCATCTCCGTCATCCGCACCAAGCGGGACCGCGGCGAGCTGAGCCCCGAGCAGATCGACTGGGTCATCGACGCCTACACGCGCGGCGCTGTCGCCGACGAGCAGATGTCGGCCCTCGCGATGGCGATCCTGCTGAACGGCATGAACCGCACGGAGATCGCCCACTGGACCGCCGCCATGATCGCCTCCGGCGAGCGCATGGACTTCTCCTCGCTCTCCCGCCCCACCGCCGACAAGCACTCCACGGGCGGCGTCGGCGACAAGATCACTCTGCCGCTCGCCCCGCTGGTGGCCGCCTGCGGCGCGGCCGTTCCGCAGCTGAGCGGACGCGGCCTCGGCCACACCGGCGGCACCCTCGACAAGCTGGAGTCCATCCCCGGCTGGCGCGCCGGCGTCTCCAACGCGGAGATGCTCAAGGTGCTGGACTCGGTCGGCGCCGTGATCTGCGCCGCCGGTGACGGTCTGGCCCCCGCCGACAAGAAGCTGTACGCGCTGCGCGATGTCACCGGCACCGTCGAGGCGATCCCGCTCATCGCCTCCTCGATCATGTCGAAGAAGATCGCCGAGGGCACCGGCTCACTCGTCCTGGACGTCAAGGTCGGCTCCGGCGCCTTCATGAAGACGGTCGAGGACGCGCGCGAGCTGGCCGCGACGATGGTCGGCCTCGGCACCGACCACGGCGTACGGACCGTGGCGCTGCTCACCGACATGGCGACCCCGCTCGGCCTGACCGCGGGCAACGCCCTGGAGGTACGCGAGTCGGTGGAGGTCCTCGCGGGCGGCGGCCCGGCCGATGTGGTCGAGCTGACGCTGGCCCTGGCGCGCGAGATGCTCGACGCCGCCGGGCTGCCGGACACCGACCCGGCCAAGGCGCTGGCCGACGGCTCGGCCATGGACGTCTGGCGCCGGATGATCGCGGCCCAGGGCGGTGACCCGGACGCGGCCCTCCCGGTGGCGCGCGAGCACCAGGTGGTCACCGCACCGTCCTCCGGTGTGCTGACCCGGCTCGACGCGTACGACGTCGGCGTCGCCGCCTGGCGCCTGGGCGCGGGCCGCGCCCGCAAGGAGGACGCGGTCCAGGCGGGGGCGGGCGTGGAGCTGCACGCCAAGCCGGGTGACCCGGTGACGGCGGGGCAGCCGCTGCTCACGCTGCACACCGACACCGCGGAAAAGTTCGACTACGCGCTCGAAGCGCTGACGGCGGCGTACGACATCGCCCCGGCGGGAACCGCGTTCACCGCGCCCCCGATCGTGCTGGACCGGATCGCCTGA
- a CDS encoding MFS transporter, whose translation MPHLSTEAPVATGALASESVTPSTAGPLSRDPLTPGRPGYRRMSFGLFAAGVAAFALLYSTQALLPAISADLGVSAGRASWTVSAATGALALFVLPLSALSERFGRRTLMTVSLTVAVAVGLLVPFAPSLEWLIALRAVQGAALAGLPASAMAYLAEEVRPRALVGAIGLFVAGNSIGGMSGRIVAGWISQAWGWRAALAVVGLIALVCVVVFRVLLPRARNFTPATLNPLELTRTVGRHLADPLLRRLYAIGALFMTVFGAVYTAIGFRLVAEPFNLPQGVIGSIFLVYLVGTVSSAAAGKLVGRLGRRGALYLAVGTTAAGLLLSLADSLGAVLLGLVLITAGFFAGHAVASSAVSRTAKTGRAQASALYQSAYYVGSSAGGTLGAVAFHAGGWGATVALGLAAVLGVVSVTLYGTHAARQERRALAVAPGRR comes from the coding sequence ATGCCCCACCTCAGTACAGAGGCGCCCGTCGCGACGGGCGCCCTCGCCTCCGAGTCCGTCACACCTTCGACCGCCGGTCCCCTGAGCCGCGATCCCCTGACTCCCGGCCGCCCCGGCTACCGCCGGATGAGCTTCGGCCTCTTCGCCGCCGGGGTCGCGGCCTTCGCGCTGCTCTACTCCACGCAGGCGCTGCTGCCCGCCATCTCCGCCGACCTCGGGGTGAGCGCGGGCCGGGCCAGTTGGACGGTGTCGGCCGCCACGGGCGCGCTCGCCCTCTTCGTACTGCCGCTCAGCGCGCTGTCCGAACGCTTCGGCCGGCGCACCCTGATGACCGTGTCGCTGACGGTCGCGGTGGCCGTCGGACTGCTCGTGCCGTTCGCGCCGAGCCTGGAGTGGCTGATCGCGCTGCGCGCGGTCCAGGGCGCGGCGCTGGCCGGGCTGCCCGCGTCCGCGATGGCGTATCTCGCCGAGGAGGTACGGCCCAGGGCACTGGTCGGCGCGATCGGGCTGTTCGTCGCGGGCAACAGCATCGGCGGCATGAGCGGCCGGATCGTGGCCGGCTGGATCAGCCAGGCGTGGGGCTGGCGCGCCGCGCTCGCGGTGGTCGGGCTGATCGCGCTGGTGTGCGTGGTGGTCTTCCGCGTACTGCTCCCCAGGGCCCGCAACTTCACGCCGGCGACGCTGAACCCGCTCGAACTGACGAGGACCGTCGGCCGTCATCTCGCCGATCCGCTGCTGCGCAGGCTGTACGCGATCGGCGCGCTGTTCATGACCGTGTTCGGCGCCGTCTACACGGCGATCGGATTCCGGCTCGTGGCCGAGCCGTTCAACCTCCCGCAGGGCGTGATCGGTTCGATCTTCCTCGTCTATCTCGTCGGTACGGTCTCGTCGGCCGCCGCCGGGAAGCTGGTGGGCCGGCTCGGCCGGCGCGGCGCCCTGTATCTGGCGGTCGGCACGACCGCGGCGGGTCTGCTGTTGTCGCTCGCCGACTCGCTCGGCGCCGTACTGCTCGGCCTGGTCCTGATCACGGCGGGCTTCTTCGCGGGCCACGCGGTCGCCTCGTCGGCCGTGAGCCGGACGGCGAAGACAGGCCGCGCGCAGGCGTCGGCGCTCTACCAGAGCGCGTACTACGTGGGCAGCAGCGCGGGCGGCACGCTGGGCGCCGTGGCGTTCCACGCGGGCGGCTGGGGGGCGACGGTGGCGCTCGGGCTGGCCGCGGTGCTCGGTGTGGTCTCGGTGACGCTGTACGGGACGCACGCGGCCCGTCAGGAGCGGCGGGCCCTCGCGGTGGCGCCGGGGCGCCGGTGA
- a CDS encoding STAS domain-containing protein gives MEATSTILLALRGPITAADVPGLCDQLAARLKDSDATDAVCDVGALGRPTVATVNALARLQLVARGHGCRIRLRGAGPELLLLLELVGLTDVLRPGEPRRGPVETGPDPPSQALVVVLLQP, from the coding sequence GTGGAAGCCACCAGCACGATCCTCCTCGCCCTGCGCGGACCGATCACCGCGGCCGATGTCCCGGGGCTCTGCGACCAGTTGGCCGCGCGGCTCAAGGACAGCGACGCCACCGACGCGGTCTGCGACGTCGGCGCGCTCGGCAGGCCGACCGTGGCCACCGTGAACGCCCTCGCCCGGCTGCAACTGGTCGCCCGCGGCCACGGCTGCCGCATCCGACTGCGGGGCGCGGGGCCCGAGCTGCTCCTGCTGCTGGAACTCGTCGGCCTGACGGACGTCCTCCGGCCCGGCGAGCCACGCCGCGGCCCGGTGGAGACGGGCCCGGATCCCCCCTCACAGGCGCTGGTTGTGGTCCTTCTCCAGCCGTGA
- a CDS encoding ATP-binding protein, whose amino-acid sequence MADGSQEDAGDAAAGRRTRKRAFLAGLRWTSLRLRLVVVFGAVALTAAVSASGIAYWLNRESVLSRTQTSALKDFKQEMRDKAAQLPLRPTQPELEYTAQQMARGSAGFSVLLIGERAEGKPVVGVSDQDAFTLDDVPKSLQTAVNDRQKVTSGNTSPYHIFWQRTQRGQTPYLVGGTRIVGGGPTGYVFLSLEQEREDLNALAWSLAIATGLALVGSALLAQAAATTVLKPVQRLGHAARQLGEGKFDTRLRVSGTDELADLSRTFNNAAASLQKKIDDMSAREESSRRFVADMSHELRTPLTALTAVTEVLEDEADTLDPMIAPAVTLVVSETRRLNDLVENLMEVTRFDAGTARLVLDDVDVADQVTACIDARAWLDAVELDAERGMMARLDPRRLDVILANLIGNALKHGGSPVRVSVRAVGRELVIEVRDNGPGIPEDVLPHVFDRFYKASASRPRSEGSGLGLSIAMENAHIHGGDITAANAPDGGAVFVLRLPLDDSEDAGDEDERGHGHGSARGEGGEEQ is encoded by the coding sequence ATAGCGGACGGATCCCAGGAGGATGCCGGGGACGCGGCGGCCGGGCGGCGTACGCGCAAGAGGGCGTTTCTCGCCGGGCTGCGCTGGACGAGTCTGCGGCTGAGGCTGGTCGTCGTCTTCGGGGCGGTCGCGCTGACCGCCGCCGTCTCGGCGTCCGGGATCGCGTACTGGCTCAACCGCGAGTCGGTGCTCTCCCGTACGCAGACGTCCGCGCTCAAGGACTTCAAGCAGGAGATGCGGGACAAGGCGGCGCAGCTGCCGCTGCGGCCGACCCAGCCCGAACTGGAATACACGGCGCAGCAGATGGCCAGGGGCAGCGCCGGGTTCAGTGTGCTGCTGATCGGTGAGCGCGCCGAGGGCAAGCCGGTCGTCGGGGTCTCCGACCAGGACGCGTTCACGCTGGACGACGTGCCGAAGTCGTTGCAGACCGCGGTCAACGACCGGCAGAAGGTGACATCGGGCAACACGTCGCCGTACCACATCTTCTGGCAGCGCACCCAGCGCGGACAGACGCCGTATCTGGTCGGCGGCACCCGGATCGTCGGGGGCGGGCCGACCGGTTACGTCTTCCTCTCCCTCGAACAGGAGCGGGAGGATCTCAACGCGCTTGCGTGGTCGCTGGCGATCGCGACGGGCCTGGCTCTCGTCGGGTCCGCGCTGCTCGCGCAGGCGGCGGCCACCACCGTACTGAAGCCGGTGCAGCGGCTCGGTCACGCCGCGCGGCAGCTCGGCGAGGGCAAGTTCGACACCCGGCTGCGGGTGTCGGGGACGGACGAACTGGCCGATCTGTCACGGACGTTCAACAACGCCGCCGCCTCCCTCCAGAAGAAGATCGACGACATGAGCGCGCGCGAGGAGTCGAGCCGGCGCTTCGTCGCCGACATGTCGCACGAGCTGCGCACCCCGCTGACCGCGCTGACGGCGGTGACCGAGGTGCTGGAGGACGAGGCGGACACGCTCGACCCGATGATCGCGCCCGCTGTGACGCTGGTGGTGAGCGAGACCCGCAGGCTCAACGACCTCGTGGAGAACCTGATGGAGGTGACCCGCTTCGACGCGGGCACCGCCCGGCTCGTCCTCGACGACGTCGACGTCGCCGACCAGGTCACCGCCTGTATCGACGCGCGGGCCTGGCTGGACGCGGTGGAGCTGGACGCCGAGCGCGGGATGATGGCCCGCCTCGATCCGCGCCGGCTCGATGTGATCCTGGCGAATCTGATCGGCAACGCGCTCAAGCACGGCGGTTCGCCGGTGCGGGTCTCGGTGCGCGCGGTCGGCCGGGAGCTGGTCATCGAGGTACGGGACAACGGCCCCGGCATTCCGGAGGACGTACTGCCGCACGTCTTCGACCGCTTCTACAAGGCGAGCGCGTCCCGGCCGAGGTCCGAGGGCAGCGGTCTGGGGCTGTCCATCGCGATGGAGAACGCGCACATCCACGGAGGCGACATCACCGCGGCCAACGCGCCCGACGGCGGGGCGGTGTTCGTCCTGCGGCTGCCGCTCGACGACTCGGAGGACGCCGGCGACGAGGACGAGCGCGGGCACGGGCACGGGAGCGCGCGGGGAGAGGGGGGCGAGGAGCAGTGA
- a CDS encoding alpha/beta hydrolase: MVLVLPPGELISARGPSAVAYASMLPLARRLARAGAREGLRVHMVRYRSRGWNGADAQLSADAGWAAEEVVRRYGDVPVCLAGHGMGGRAALRAAGHPAVSSVLAMAPWLPDATAGDEPEPVTQLAGRQVLIVHGTDDERSDPELSFRLAERARKANRHTCRFEVHSDGHALRQHHGEVLALAADFVVGALLTRTYSRPVADALAAPPPLGLRMPLAAGFGRSLRP; the protein is encoded by the coding sequence GTGGTTCTCGTACTGCCGCCGGGCGAACTCATATCCGCACGTGGGCCGTCCGCCGTCGCCTACGCGTCGATGCTGCCGCTGGCGCGGAGGCTGGCCCGCGCGGGCGCGCGCGAGGGCCTGCGGGTGCACATGGTCCGCTACCGCTCGCGCGGCTGGAACGGCGCCGACGCGCAGCTCTCGGCGGACGCCGGGTGGGCCGCGGAGGAGGTCGTACGGCGCTACGGCGACGTACCGGTCTGTCTCGCCGGGCACGGCATGGGCGGCCGGGCCGCGCTGCGGGCCGCCGGGCACCCGGCCGTCAGCTCGGTGCTCGCGATGGCGCCCTGGCTGCCGGACGCGACGGCGGGCGACGAGCCGGAGCCGGTGACCCAACTCGCGGGCAGGCAGGTGCTGATCGTGCACGGCACCGACGACGAGCGCAGCGACCCCGAGCTGTCCTTCCGGCTGGCGGAGCGGGCCAGGAAGGCCAACCGGCACACCTGCCGCTTCGAGGTCCACTCGGACGGCCACGCGCTTCGCCAGCATCACGGTGAAGTCCTGGCGCTGGCGGCGGACTTCGTCGTGGGGGCGCTGCTCACGCGGACGTACTCGCGGCCGGTCGCGGACGCGCTGGCCGCGCCGCCGCCGCTGGGGCTGCGGATGCCGCTCGCGGCGGGCTTCGGGCGGTCGCTGCGTCCGTAA
- a CDS encoding VanZ family protein gives MQRQGQSGSAAFRFRVAGVILLLAHLLLVAWLTLRPLDVVWVTAANLEPLAGIKADLALGAPQAVRRIGEGLLLLAPLGVLLPMVDGKLSVSPLASLARTVAAGAFVSLGIELLQTGIPGQVVDVDSLLLNTVGVGLAHLLVVPAGRARLRRVRGRGRRPAPARAPKEAALLPEGDPVDGAPQGTPPTITRVGIAP, from the coding sequence GTGCAGCGCCAAGGTCAGAGCGGCAGTGCCGCTTTCCGCTTCCGCGTGGCGGGGGTCATCCTCCTCCTCGCGCATCTGCTGCTCGTCGCGTGGCTGACGTTGCGCCCACTGGACGTGGTGTGGGTGACCGCGGCGAACCTGGAGCCGCTCGCGGGCATCAAAGCCGATCTCGCGCTCGGGGCGCCGCAGGCGGTCCGGCGGATCGGCGAGGGGCTTCTGCTGCTGGCCCCTCTCGGGGTTCTCCTCCCCATGGTGGACGGGAAGCTGTCCGTCTCGCCGCTGGCGTCGCTGGCCCGCACGGTGGCCGCCGGGGCGTTCGTCTCGCTGGGGATCGAACTGCTCCAGACCGGCATCCCCGGGCAGGTCGTCGACGTGGACTCGCTGCTGCTCAACACGGTCGGGGTGGGGCTCGCGCATCTGCTGGTCGTCCCCGCCGGACGGGCGAGGCTGCGGCGCGTACGGGGCCGTGGGCGCCGGCCGGCACCGGCCAGGGCTCCGAAGGAGGCGGCCCTACTACCCGAGGGTGACCCGGTGGATGGGGCTCCTCAGGGGACGCCCCCGACGATTACCAGGGTCGGCATCGCCCCGTAG
- a CDS encoding ATP-binding protein yields MKQSAAKTLGVAALGAAFAATAAGNASAAAPAAPDTGSALDSVTKNLPTESLTSGLPDGTTEGLTAARSGVGSGLGTVQQAAPMALSALTANPLTGLLGGLPLGTLPLS; encoded by the coding sequence ATGAAGCAGTCCGCTGCCAAGACACTCGGCGTCGCCGCTCTCGGTGCCGCCTTCGCCGCCACCGCCGCCGGTAACGCATCCGCCGCCGCGCCCGCCGCCCCGGACACCGGGTCCGCCCTGGACAGCGTCACCAAGAACCTGCCGACGGAATCCCTCACCAGCGGTCTCCCCGACGGCACCACCGAGGGCCTGACAGCCGCCCGCAGCGGGGTCGGCAGCGGCCTCGGTACGGTCCAGCAGGCCGCCCCCATGGCGCTCTCCGCCCTCACCGCCAACCCCCTCACGGGCCTGCTGGGCGGTCTCCCGCTCGGCACGCTGCCCCTCAGCTAG
- a CDS encoding LysR family transcriptional regulator, producing MVHQRRSGPRLSSSSYAQDITPSNPAAPPTAELDPESWSALLAPRLAQFAGVARHEHVTRAAHEMNVPQSTLSRAMVRLEQDLGVALFARKGRTVSLTPAGRAFLTSVEGALAEVERAAESVRADADPASGKVAFGFLHTMGSETVPELIRAFRADHPRVRFQLVQNYGEAMIERLRAGELDLCLTSPIPEAPDLVARRLDEQRLRLVVPDDHRLAGRRRIRLAEASDETFVTLEPGYGLRRITDDLCEAAGFRPRVAFEGEEAETLRGLVAAGLGVALLPPPAVARPGVVELTVTAPRAVREVGVAWLDGHPDTPPVAAFKRFLLSRRGHLLPD from the coding sequence ATGGTGCATCAACGCAGGTCCGGACCCCGGCTGTCATCGAGCAGTTACGCGCAAGACATCACCCCGTCGAACCCGGCCGCCCCGCCCACCGCCGAACTCGACCCCGAGTCCTGGTCCGCGCTGCTCGCGCCCCGGCTCGCCCAGTTCGCGGGCGTCGCACGCCACGAGCACGTCACCCGCGCCGCGCACGAGATGAACGTCCCGCAGTCCACGCTCTCGCGCGCGATGGTCAGGCTCGAACAGGACCTGGGAGTCGCCCTGTTCGCCCGCAAGGGCCGTACCGTCTCACTCACCCCCGCCGGCCGCGCCTTCCTCACCTCCGTAGAAGGCGCGCTCGCCGAGGTGGAACGGGCGGCCGAATCCGTACGCGCCGACGCCGACCCCGCGTCGGGCAAGGTCGCCTTCGGCTTTCTGCACACCATGGGCTCCGAAACCGTCCCCGAGCTGATCCGCGCCTTCCGCGCGGACCATCCGCGCGTCCGCTTCCAGCTCGTCCAGAACTACGGCGAGGCGATGATCGAACGCCTCCGCGCGGGCGAGCTGGACCTCTGCCTCACCTCCCCGATCCCCGAGGCCCCCGACCTGGTGGCCCGCCGCCTGGACGAACAGCGGCTGCGCCTCGTCGTCCCCGACGACCACCGGCTGGCCGGCCGCAGACGCATCCGTCTCGCCGAGGCGTCCGACGAGACGTTCGTGACCCTCGAACCGGGTTACGGGCTGCGCCGCATCACCGACGACCTCTGCGAGGCGGCCGGGTTCCGCCCCCGCGTCGCCTTCGAGGGCGAGGAGGCCGAGACCCTGCGCGGACTGGTCGCGGCGGGCCTCGGCGTCGCGCTGCTGCCGCCCCCGGCGGTGGCGCGCCCCGGCGTCGTGGAGCTGACCGTCACCGCGCCCCGCGCCGTACGCGAGGTCGGCGTCGCCTGGCTCGACGGCCACCCCGACACCCCGCCGGTGGCGGCCTTCAAGCGCTTCCTGCTCTCCCGCCGGGGCCATCTGCTCCCCGACTGA
- a CDS encoding PspC domain-containing protein yields the protein MSAIARPREGRMIGGVCAALARRFGTSANTMRVIFLASCLLPGPQFLLYLALWAFLPSQKTAADTAW from the coding sequence ATGTCTGCGATTGCCCGCCCCCGTGAGGGTCGCATGATCGGTGGAGTGTGCGCGGCGCTGGCACGGCGCTTCGGCACCTCCGCGAACACCATGCGTGTGATCTTCCTGGCCTCGTGTCTGCTGCCCGGCCCGCAGTTCCTGCTCTACCTGGCGCTGTGGGCGTTCCTGCCGAGCCAGAAGACCGCGGCGGACACCGCCTGGTAG